A single Methanofastidiosum sp. DNA region contains:
- a CDS encoding DNA-binding protein gives MLAEAGNLNDSIALTYYSMYHSVLALFYLIGLKSENHIASIMLLKSIFGIDTTRLERAKRERIDNQYYVDFHITKEVTFEMIMMAESFNSDIIDFVDKLKEKEIIEYRNKLILMFIK, from the coding sequence ATTTTAGCAGAGGCAGGAAATCTAAATGATTCCATTGCTTTAACTTACTATTCAATGTATCATTCTGTTTTAGCCCTATTTTATCTAATTGGTTTAAAATCTGAAAATCATATTGCCAGTATAATGCTTCTAAAATCTATATTTGGCATAGACACAACAAGGCTAGAACGTGCAAAAAGAGAAAGAATAGATAATCAGTATTATGTAGATTTTCATATTACAAAAGAAGTTACATTTGAAATGATTATGATGGCAGAATCTTTTAATTCAGATATTATTGATTTTGTTGATAAATTGAAAGAAAAGGAAATAATAGAATATAGAAATAAATTAATCTTGATGTTTATTAAATAA